The Myxocyprinus asiaticus isolate MX2 ecotype Aquarium Trade chromosome 6, UBuf_Myxa_2, whole genome shotgun sequence region ATGTTTACAtaactttgataaaaaaaaaagtgcaacagAACAAAAACATTGCTCCTTTGATtagttttttttgaaaaaaagttgctaaataataataaaaaggcactATGTTTTGTAAAGTATACACAACGATTATCCAAGGCAGTTTAACAGCTTTATGTTCTCTAATTCAAgaacgttacaaattatattaattaaattgGGTAGGATTGCCTCTACACAAACAAAATACAattatacaaaatacaaaaacaacttCAATCAGCTATTCAAAACAAAGTGAACAACATAGTGATATTCCAACATGGCAATCAGTTACGAATAGCaacaaaaacacaatataaatatGCACAGTTGAGTGTCACCGTGTTTCTGTCAAAGGACTACAAACAAAACCAACTAACagtttcaataaaaataattagtgtagtaattaaataattatacacaagAAATTGAGCCATTCAAATAACAAATTAGAAAAGTCTGCATACagttaaattatattatacattttcatgttaCTTAGAAAGGCACTTTCTATACTCAGTAAGAATATAAAGTATCATGTATCATATGAGtatcatgaagaatgtgaaatggtGGCACAAAAAGAATGAACAAATAGATGATCTTAAGGCACATGTCCCAACAAGCATACAGGCAAAACAGTGTCAGGTTTGGGTAGTGTTAATTTCTCAAATTACATTCAAACTAAACTCCATTCACCTCTACGGATTATGCCATCACTCGTCAGAAATAATGAGCAACACcacaaaactgaaaacaaacaaacggcTGCATTACACAAAATGACAATAGACACACAAGGTACGTGTTCCTAAGGTctagttttttttggggggggggaaggGGTTTATTTTTCCTGTCTCTTTCTCTGAAACATTAGTCATGGTTGAAGGCAGATAGGAAAACACTGTTAAAGACTTGCAAACCCAAGCTGAGGatgaaatgtaaatgaatgtgAAACTGAGTGCAAGCCAAGGTTCAGGGAGCAGGCACTGAGGAAGGAATGCAACCGTTGGCAGTTgggacctctttttttttttttttttttctatgaaagCAAGTGTGGACCAGCGTGGCATGAATCATGCCTTAATAATTAAGAATCTGCACATCAAAAAGGTCGCAGACTCCCTCGTTGTCATCAAGGTTGAAACTGTAATCCACACCAGGGTTGGGTGAAAGTCTTAACAAGGGGAAAACTACAGGGGTTAAAAGAAAATGttaccaaaaagaaagaaaaattggtCATTCAAAAtactaaatgtttaaaatttgTCAAGTTATGATGATTCATATAAAACTGAtgactttatatgatgtttttgaCTCATATACTAACATAATCTTTAAACTCTTAAATTGAAAGAACTGGCATGTGTAGGAAACAGAAACCTTGAAAAAAAACCTCACTCAGCCATGGGAATTCACTACCTCTCAGCTAAGTTTAAAAATATGTATCTACTATGCTAGCTATATGATTAGCTGATAAGGACGGTGAgaataaatataacaaaaaagtTCTGCTATGTGACCACAAGGGGGCTGTGAAGAATGCCAGTACTGATGCAAATAAATAGAGCCTTTTCAGCATTTCTGCAATATTTAgaagcgtaaatctagcaaatgatttatattttacatttttacaaatgaatTAGAGTAAAATTATAACATTATACGTTGTGTTATGTTACCCTGgcattaattaaaaaactagTTAGCACATCTATGATGGTCTTTCTAATGCAGCTGCTAAAGGAGTgagagtaaatttggcatctttctctcttccgaCTGCCGTATTCTATTGCTCTATAATTTTTCCCTCTTATGGAAAGTTGTGAAAacaacagtaatttttttttcttttgctattggagcaaatgggaaataTAATATTTGCAGAAATAATATTTGAAGTGGTCTCCTATTCTCCGCAACAGAAGTTTACCCTGGTTTACTTAACTTCTGCTTTCCAAAccaggaaatgtgaaaagggcTGGAAAACATATTTGGAGAACTTACCATCTGATGACATCAATTCATCTATGAGGTCAGAAACACctggaggaaaagaaaaaaggTCAGCGTTTATTAACTTAAACTCTGCGGACCCGGTGGCAGGTCCAAAAAGGGGCACTAAGTCGCAGAAAAAGTttacttaaaatgttcaagtctccgaatacataagtcaggcatatggagtatcgtttgaaagcttacaccgtgtcctaaccagacgaaATGCAACAccgcgataaaaggtatcttttccatcttaaagtttttgtcctaaccagccgcgaCACACGACGAGtgacagggctttctatttttggaatggtttctatttctgcgacaTCGCGCCGGGCAGCacagtcaacaaatgggtctaaaattattcttattacagtatattaaagccagcatctcactagctggttcacaacaacttgattttggccgagggtgtcacacacctaccgaatattgtgcttgaggtctcgttCTCTTCAGCCGGCGctatcacacacacaccggttcagaTACAGAATGGCAGAGGGGAGACATACCGGCTCATTATGACTTTCTCTCCACTTCCCTGTCATGTGGAGATTGGCAATATAACAGCATGAGTACCGTGTGAACATAATCGTAAAACTGAATaaggatgcgattcataaagtaactttgccccgtgtatgtgtgtgattgtgtatttatccccacGGGGTTTGCCGTAGAGAACTAATGTCCATACGGAGCTTCAATGAGAAATGAGTCGTGTTCAATAAACACACTGATCTGTCTGTGATTGCTCTGATTTCTACATTTCATCatcaattatcctcattttagtgtatgaatatcgcTGTGTCTCCTCTGGTGTGGACAGGCAGACGGCTTGTCACTGTAATTGTCTGCGTCTGATTATGACTCGtgttagaatctgaacttttcacagaTTAACATTACTTCTGCatatatgttacataaaataacaaaataaggcctgaaaacatgtGTCGCAAATCTGCCCCAACTAGAGGTTAAGGTAGAAAtctgaatataaaagtctttcaaatagcatgtAAATAGactaatcatatatcaaatgaaagctctcgttctcaggaatgtgattataaagtttattttacagttcgaaagatttttaaaagaatcacaaagtgaaatatgatttctgtaagacatcaaatacaaatgtctttaTGTGCCAATCACTGCTGCTGTCAGCCCctaatagctaaaaactttagatctacttttaccttaggcagttgtaTAAAACATTTGCCATTTTTAACTTTTTGGTGagtttgcttgtgtgaataatccaatgttatattttagatgtccagaacaaaatatgtggtccagcaggaaaagcatgctacacaaatcatcagaaatatgttATCAACTATTGATGATTAATCATCATTACCGCAAAGGGGAggagctttctaatgacacctagattgagcttctagtccactaagaggctgagatattcaataaaacaatgGGGGTGGTACGTGAATTGAAAATTAGACTgtatgtctatggacgagcacatctgtgagtaTTACAGTgcattagagcagtggttctcaaccctgttcctggagcaaaaacaaaaatatttctaatattGCTGCCAAGtaatggaataaaataagacattttgGAGAGTGATGgggtgaaaataaaaaaaacagaagtaCATGCTTACAaaattaggacaaaaaaaaaaagatatttagaaAATCTATTCATCAAAAGACtgtaaacatataaaatattattttgaataattggagtctttttttttttttttttgtgagggtttctGACaaaaattagacacattttttgcaataagtccacagtatgtgtaaatggtgagcttttaaatatgagtgtgaaaaattgcaggcagcaaCTCAAAAGGTATCTCCTAGCAGTTcacataaattaaacattatctcCCAATTCTTTGAAAATGACTGCTCTGTAATGTTATCTTATTGGTTTGTCCCAATTATTGGTAGAGTAATGGTATCCTTTTCACCTTCTCTCTCTTCCCTCATTTCCTCCAGCATGGACTGCAGATCCTGATTCTCTCTCTGTTGTACTTCAACAGCCTCAGCATCACCAACAGACTCCTGCATTAATAAACACTGACTAGCAGGGGACTCAGGGTGACATTCTAAttgaaaaagatataaaaatgtaGAAAAGAGGCAAGCATTTATCATTATATTCAAATGCTATATATCaattttcatatttatacattCAATTTAATCTTTTTAGAAGATATTTAAAGGTGATGCTTGTAATTTTTCATTTCACCATTTTAGTTTGattcccccaaaagtgtaaacactgtggcgctaCCGAAACATTACTTTAAGAATACTGACCGCcacgacacagcaacattggttcaaccacTGGCGTGTGGTTGGTGCAGGACTTTATGTTTGTCTGCTCCAAGATGAAGGAAAGACTGTTTGGGTAGACTGattgaagtcattatttttgcaactctattggcacaaaaattacacacctcaCCTTTAAACTCTACAACTCTGGGGCATTTCTCGGCTGCCCccaacacaattaaaaaaaaaaaaaaaaggactccaaggggggcctgggtagctcagtggtaaaatacgctggttaCCAGCCCTGGcgttcgctagctcactagttcgaatcccagggcgtgctgagtgactctagccaggtctcctaagcaaccaaattggcccggttgctagggagggtagagtcacatggggtaaactcctcgtggtcgctataatttgaTGTGGTTTgttttcggtggggcgcgtggtgagttgagcgtggttgccgcggtggatggcgtgaagcctccacacgcactatgtctccgtggttctgttcaccccatctccctccaaaaagtaatattttattccactagaagaaacattttagccctcacagatgtgctcgtaaACATTTAGttaaattttcagttcatgcaccaccacCATTGTTTCATTGAGTATCTCGGCCTCAGAGTGGACTATTAGCTCAGTCTAGGTGTCATTTGAAAgcagagatcctcccctttgtgttATATAACaacttttcaaataattttatcatcaatagtcgaaaacatatatttctgatgatttgttagcatgcttttcctgctggaatgCATATTTGGtcctggacatctaagatataacattggattattcacaggGACAAGcttacaaacaattaaaaaatgtctgatttttttagaaaactgcctattGTAAAAGCAGATATACAGTTTTTTGCTATTTGGGGCTGACAGCAACAGTGACTGGTGCACAAGAGACATTTGTGTTTGATGTCCTACAGAAATCATATTCCACTTTgtaattattttgaaaatctttcaaactgtggtattagtaccgtcacattcctgagagtgagagctttcatttgatatatgtatttttttatttacgtgctatttgaaagacttttatattcatattaatatttctaccacatgaacTCTAGGTGGTGCTGATTTGCGACGTGAATTTTTTCAgaccttattttgtcattttatgtaacaaatgcagCAACGATGGTTATCAatcaaaagttcagattctaagctttcaaactataccacatatgcctgacttatgtattcggaGATTTGAACATTTAAAGCGTAAAACATTTTCGTGACATAGCACCCCGTTTTGGATTGCGGGCGGGtctgcagagttgaagaggttaaggaAACATGACTAGTGCCACAAGTATCAAACCAACAGTATGTATGGGGCGGGGCCAGTATGAAGGACTTACCCATGTGAACATCTGGGGGTGTGGAGGACCGTGTGAGCTGGTGCTCTGCAGCCAGGCTTTTAAGCTGGCCGCACTTCAGATCACAGAGCTCTGTCGAGGAGATGGGAAACCTTTGCAGACCAGCTGGAGTACTGGGGGGAGTCGGCATGGCAGAGATGTCATCCACAGGAGGGACAGAGACAACAACAGGCTTGGAGCAGCTTGTCTCTCTGTTTATCAGCATCACCTGAATGGGAGCGGAGTGACTTCTGAGGTTCATCTGGTACTTTTTCTGACCATTGTGGCCCTGAGTCAACAGAAAAGTCATGgaggtatatttaaaaaaaaaaaaaaaaaaaaaaaaaattgcatataaaAACAATCAACTATTTCCATTTTGCTCAATTTCTCGATAAAGATAAATGGTCAAGGAAGGTATACCATACCATCTCAGGTACTGGGACCTCCAACTGTGTTCCTGATGTTGCAATCACAGCTAGAAGAGTATCTCCACTGAATGCATCACATATGTCCTCATGTGTGACATAGCTGTATGTATGCAGTTCTAAGGAACATTTCCAATTGTTTTGGAAAAGAATAATTGAGATAAACAGGATGAGCTGTATAACCCacttcatgtttaatgtttaatctgAGGAGGAATAACTGGTTATGAACTGAAATAGACTAGAGACTGGAAAAACTGGACTAGGGCTACTACTCTAATACCCAGCATTAACAATAAACAGTCAAAGAGGACCAGTATACCATGTAATTAGCTGCACTCTTCTGACAATAGTGTGAGAAGAGCCCCATTTCCTGTGAGTGTTAACAATAAGGAAACcaaccaaaaatgaaagaatGTAAGTGGGAATATTTATGACATTTCTAGCATTTACATTGATTGTAATGATTGAAAGGAAGGATATCTGCAGCTGGAGGAGTCTTCATTCAGATGTTTGATGCTCTGTTGCAGACATGCTTCCTGCATGTCCAGCTCTCTCTCTTGAATTTCTAGCTCAGCAATATTTGCCTTGAGAAGTTCCACCTGCTCCAGAACTTCCTGAGGCTGGCAGCCTGTACTCTCTCCCCTAGTTAAGACAATGAAACTGCTTTAGAAGTTGATGCAACAAGGCAAAGCAAGCATACAACATGAGATACAatagaaaaacacattttagaaaATACACCAAAAATACATGAGGGGAACAGACATCCTTATTATCCCTATGTTTTTAACATCAATACAATCAGTAGTTTCAGCATCGCCATTTCAAAGAGATACATCTGCAAACTCACTTCCACTGAataatgttttttgtctttttttcaatGAGCCCAGTGCCTTCAAGAACATTGGTGATGTCATAGATCCTTCTTTTCTGTTTGACTGCCAAACTGTCAGCAgcctgtttaaaaacaaaaacacaatgttaTTATAAGAGATAGTCCAATAAGGCAAGAACAATTTtctgatgatggtgatgatgagcCAGGGTTTTCAACAAGGGATCCCcagatctgttaagcattatatacactggtggccaaaatgtacagtaatgtacagattttgcacttaaggaaagaaattggtacttttattcatcaaagtggcattcaactgatcacaatgtatagtcaggacattagtaacttaaattacaattacaatttgaaaaaaaaaaattcagaacttcttaaactattacagagttctcatcaaaaattcctccacgtgcaacaaaaagctcaatggtgttaagatccataacactcttttccaattatctgttgtccaatgtctgtgtttctttgcccactctaaccttttctttttgtttttctgtttcaaaagtggctttttctttgccattcttcccataaggcctgcaccccggagtcttctctttactgttgtacatgaaactggtgttgagcgggtagaattcaatgaagctgtcagctgaggacatgtgaggcatctatttctcaaactagagactctgatgtacttatcctcttgtttagttgtaaatCTGGCCTTCCGCATCTCTTTCTGGCCTTGTTagtgccagttgtcctttgtctttgaagactgtagtttacaactttgtatgaaatcttcagttttttggcaatttcaagcattgtttagccttcatcccttaaaacaatgattgactgaatttctagagaaagctgtttctttttttttttgccatttttgacctattaTTGACTTTcagatataatggcaagtgattttctagtaccaaattagcaatttagcatgattactcaaggataaggtgttggagtgatggctgctggaaatggggccttttgatcaaaaatgacttttttcaaatagtgatggtgctgttttaaacatcagtaatatcctgactgtactttgtgatcagctgaataccacgttggtgaattaaagtaccaatttccttccgaaacagcaaaatctgtacattattccaaacttttggctgccagtgtaataaaaagcattattttatataaatgtatgacatataataataataataataataataataataataaacattacattttttatatgggGGTCCCTGTGTTGGCTAAGGGATCCCTGGTTAAAAACCCCTGATTTAGAGCACTGGGGTGGGGACTAAACAGTGTATCTTTTGGTAGAAAACTGTCTATGCTGGGTTCAGATAGTGGCTCAACTGTTATCAGTAGCGTTTCCCTTGACAAAGTGTGCTATCGTGAGAAGCAAGGGTAGGTGTGCTTGCACTGGCTGCACGGACTCAATGTACTGGAATTCTTATAACATGTTTGGTATGGCAGCTCATGTACTCGGATAATAACAAAAAGGATTCTAAATAGAACTGAACATTCTAAATTCTAAAATAACGCCTGAAAATTCTCAAACAAACGCACATCTCGTTTAACACTACTGCGTCTTTGCAGGCAAAAGCGTCAGGTAACAAACACCTGCCGTTTCTGAGACCGTCGTACTGTATACCTCACAGGTTTCGGTTCAAAAACGAGCTCTCTGTCACAATAATACGCCTTTTCAACTCGTTCTTTAACACTCTAAAGTAATTTACGAGCCAAACACACCGTTTTTCTACATCTCTGACAGTCTCACAGAATAACAAAGGTCCATTCAGGTACAAACACTTTCTTTGTGTGACTCCTGACAGACCACCTGCCCgactttcattcattcattccgcCGGTCGTAATCGTATTTAAACCCACCACTTTGAGATCAAGCACTCCGTCTTTGGCCTCTTGAAGCAGAGTGACGAACTTGACTGTGAGGAGACCCAAACTCTTCTCATGGCGACTGGACCCGTTCGTTGTCGCGTGAGGGAAACTCGCGCTGTTCGACTCAGCCATACCATCCAAACACCCAGATTTGGGGAATGCAATTCAAAACTTCCCCCCCTTCGTCTCGTTTTTAGGTGTAAAAGTTTGCCTCAGTTTAGCTGGTCACGGCGAGGGGGTTGTGAGAACCATCTCTTTCACTTATTTACCTCAAGGTAACACTACTGATGCCTCGAGGGGTTTTTTAATGAGAGGAAATGACGTTGAATTACCGTTACTATGGAAACCTCTCCACTTTTTCACTTGTGTGAATGTTCGGACAGAGACGTTTAGAGATCCGAATACTTGGTCAGAGGTACATGgcactaaatgtaataaataaataaataaacagtataaAATGTATACAGAAAAATGGCGTAAGTTTAAGGTATATGTCATCAGctttacaaaatattaatattttgtatcttatattttataaaacacACTATGAAAATTTTTATGACTGAAAACAGtatcatttattaatataattaaaaaagggCGATTTTATATAAAAGTGCATTGCATGGTGGTATATGTTAATGGTacgtcttcagcttcacaaaattgtaatattttgtattttatacgTTATAAAATACACTGAATATTTATGACTGAAAATAGTAAAGTTtgacagtaaaaaacattttgtacAATGTAATCTgagacataaaacaaaacaaaaaacagttaaactattttaaaattaaaaacggACACAGAATGAGAACAagtttatacatttaattataaaatttaaaaaagggcAATTTTACATAAAAGTGCATT contains the following coding sequences:
- the LOC127442113 gene encoding transcription factor E2F5-like isoform X2; translated protein: MAESNSASFPHATTNGSSRHEKSLGLLTVKFVTLLQEAKDGVLDLKVAADSLAVKQKRRIYDITNVLEGTGLIEKKTKNIIQWKGESTGCQPQEVLEQVELLKANIAELEIQERELDMQEACLQQSIKHLNEDSSSCRYSYVTHEDICDAFSGDTLLAVIATSGTQLEVPVPEMVMLINRETSCSKPVVVSVPPVDDISAMPTPPSTPAGLQRFPISSTELCDLKCGQLKSLAAEHQLTRSSTPPDVHMECHPESPASQCLLMQESVGDAEAVEVQQRENQDLQSMLEEMREEREGVSDLIDELMSSDVFPLLRLSPNPGVDYSFNLDDNEGVCDLFDVQILNY
- the LOC127442113 gene encoding transcription factor E2F5-like isoform X3, encoding MAESNSASFPHATTNGSSRHEKSLGLLTVKFVTLLQEAKDGVLDLKVAADSLAVKQKRRIYDITNVLEGTGLIEKKTKNIIQWKGESTGCQPQEVLEQVELLKANIAELEIQERELDMQEACLQQSIKHLNEDSSSCRYSYVTHEDICDAFSGDTLLAVIATSGTQLEVPVPEMGHNGQKKYQMNLRSHSAPIQVMLINRETSCSKPVVVSVPPVDDISAMPTPPSTPAGLQRFPISSTELCDLKCGQLKSLAAEHQLTRSSTPPDVHMGVSDLIDELMSSDVFPLLRLSPNPGVDYSFNLDDNEGVCDLFDVQILNY
- the LOC127442113 gene encoding transcription factor E2F5-like isoform X1; this translates as MAESNSASFPHATTNGSSRHEKSLGLLTVKFVTLLQEAKDGVLDLKVAADSLAVKQKRRIYDITNVLEGTGLIEKKTKNIIQWKGESTGCQPQEVLEQVELLKANIAELEIQERELDMQEACLQQSIKHLNEDSSSCRYSYVTHEDICDAFSGDTLLAVIATSGTQLEVPVPEMGHNGQKKYQMNLRSHSAPIQVMLINRETSCSKPVVVSVPPVDDISAMPTPPSTPAGLQRFPISSTELCDLKCGQLKSLAAEHQLTRSSTPPDVHMECHPESPASQCLLMQESVGDAEAVEVQQRENQDLQSMLEEMREEREGVSDLIDELMSSDVFPLLRLSPNPGVDYSFNLDDNEGVCDLFDVQILNY